Proteins found in one Hypericibacter terrae genomic segment:
- a CDS encoding CBS domain-containing protein: MIVEDILPCAIERLALIEAGAPVRDAAALMSKPHTDLIVVCNHGDMVGVLTKTDIVGQIGGCTGAGCTARVDSIMTRNVTYCRTHETLLDVCSVMRERGLQRVPILDEAHRPLGITYAREALQALLSESENQDELLRDYMSGVGYREAERSDHRQFWLFTDGYMRRHEY, encoded by the coding sequence ATGATCGTCGAGGATATATTGCCTTGCGCGATCGAACGTCTGGCCTTGATCGAAGCAGGAGCACCGGTCAGGGACGCGGCCGCGCTCATGTCTAAGCCGCATACCGACCTCATCGTTGTGTGCAATCATGGCGACATGGTCGGTGTTTTGACAAAGACCGACATCGTCGGCCAGATCGGTGGCTGCACGGGCGCCGGCTGCACGGCCAGGGTGGATAGCATCATGACCCGCAATGTCACCTATTGCCGGACACACGAGACATTGCTCGACGTGTGTTCGGTGATGAGGGAACGAGGTCTGCAACGTGTTCCGATCCTTGACGAAGCACACCGGCCACTCGGCATCACCTATGCGCGGGAAGCCTTGCAGGCTCTGCTTTCGGAGTCAGAGAACCAGGATGAGTTGCTTCGCGATTACATGTCCGGGGTCGGGTATCGGGAAGCTGAGCGAAGCGACCATCGCCAGTTCTGGCTATTCACCGATGGATATATGCGCCGACACGAATATTGA
- the guaA gene encoding glutamine-hydrolyzing GMP synthase: protein MTDRILILDFGSQVTQLIARRVREAGVYCEILPFNAAPERIKNFKPKGVILSGGPASIYEGDAPKAPHEAFELGTPVLGICYGEQAICEQLGGKVERGEAREFGRAVIEIKEPCDLFEGLWNPGERHQVWMSHGDKVVKLPPGFRPVAVSDGAPFAAIADDSRKMYGVQFHPEVVHTPDGAKLISNFVRRVSGAKGDWTMAAFRQQAVEAIRKQVGKGRVICGLSGGVDSSVAAVLIHEAIGEQLTCIFVDHGLLREGEAEQVVELFRGHYNIPLVHRDASHLFLGELALLEEPELKRKTIGRLFIDVFEEEAKKIGGADFLAQGTLYPDVIESVSFTGGPSVTIKSHHNVGGLPERMRMKLVEPLRELFKDEVRALGRELGLPERMVRRHPFPGPGLAIRVMGDIDKEKLDILRKADAIYLQEIENAGLYDAIWQAFAVLLPVRTVGVMGDARTYDRVCALRAVTSTDGMTADFFPFPMDFLGRVSTRIVNEVRGINRVVYDVTSKPPGTIEWE from the coding sequence ATGACCGATCGCATCCTGATCCTCGATTTCGGTTCCCAAGTCACCCAGCTCATAGCGCGGCGCGTGCGCGAGGCGGGGGTCTATTGCGAGATCCTCCCCTTCAACGCCGCCCCGGAGCGCATCAAGAACTTCAAGCCCAAGGGCGTGATCCTGTCGGGCGGCCCGGCCTCGATCTATGAGGGCGACGCGCCCAAGGCGCCGCACGAGGCCTTCGAGCTCGGCACGCCGGTGCTGGGCATCTGCTATGGCGAGCAGGCGATCTGCGAGCAGCTCGGCGGCAAGGTCGAGCGCGGCGAGGCCCGCGAGTTCGGCCGCGCGGTGATCGAGATCAAGGAGCCTTGCGACCTGTTCGAGGGCCTCTGGAATCCGGGCGAGCGGCACCAGGTCTGGATGAGCCACGGCGACAAGGTGGTGAAGCTGCCGCCGGGCTTCCGCCCGGTGGCGGTCAGCGACGGCGCGCCCTTCGCCGCCATCGCCGACGACAGCCGCAAGATGTATGGCGTGCAGTTCCATCCCGAGGTGGTGCATACCCCCGACGGCGCCAAGCTGATCTCGAATTTCGTGCGCCGCGTCTCGGGCGCCAAAGGCGACTGGACCATGGCCGCCTTCCGCCAGCAGGCGGTCGAGGCGATCCGCAAGCAGGTCGGCAAGGGCCGCGTCATCTGCGGGCTTTCGGGCGGCGTGGATTCCTCGGTGGCGGCCGTGCTGATCCATGAGGCGATCGGCGAGCAGCTCACCTGCATCTTCGTCGATCACGGCCTGCTGCGCGAAGGCGAGGCGGAGCAGGTGGTCGAGCTCTTCCGCGGCCATTACAACATCCCGCTGGTGCATCGCGACGCCTCGCATCTGTTCCTGGGTGAGCTGGCGCTGCTCGAGGAGCCCGAGCTCAAGCGCAAGACCATCGGCCGACTCTTCATCGACGTGTTCGAGGAGGAGGCGAAGAAGATCGGCGGCGCCGATTTCCTGGCGCAGGGCACGCTCTATCCCGACGTGATCGAATCCGTCTCCTTCACCGGCGGCCCCAGCGTGACGATCAAGTCCCACCACAATGTGGGCGGCCTGCCGGAACGCATGCGCATGAAGCTGGTCGAGCCGCTGCGCGAGCTCTTCAAGGACGAGGTGCGCGCGCTGGGCCGCGAGCTGGGATTGCCGGAGCGCATGGTGCGCCGCCATCCCTTCCCGGGACCGGGTCTCGCCATCCGCGTGATGGGCGACATCGACAAGGAGAAGCTCGACATCCTGCGCAAGGCCGACGCGATCTATCTGCAGGAGATCGAGAATGCCGGCCTCTATGACGCAATCTGGCAGGCCTTCGCCGTGCTGCTGCCGGTGCGCACTGTGGGCGTGATGGGGGACGCCCGCACTTATGACCGCGTCTGCGCCTTGCGCGCCGTCACCTCGACCGACGGCATGACCGCCGACTTCTTCCCCTTCCCGATGGACTTCCTCGGCCGCGTCTCGACCCGCATCGTCAACGAGGTGCGCGGCATCAACCGCGTGGTCTATGACGTTACCTCGAAGCCGCCGGGGACGATCGAATGGGAGTGA
- a CDS encoding GNAT family N-acetyltransferase translates to MSMKGPVLKKSTTRLREAEIFDADAIAEIHAEGWRRCYAGFLPPDAIAARDENWRRQTWRRKLAREKKGCFAFVLEAADRVVGFAAGGPVRPHEGPIEGAIDGPSERKCAEIYTVYLAPDWQRKGWGRRLVSALAARLAADGAERLLVWCFQDNPNRPFFARIGGEIIASGQVLMADCTPRETAYGWRDIRALIAACEAGANRE, encoded by the coding sequence ATGAGCATGAAGGGTCCCGTCCTCAAGAAATCCACCACCCGCCTGCGCGAAGCCGAGATCTTCGACGCCGACGCGATCGCCGAGATCCATGCCGAGGGCTGGCGGCGCTGCTATGCGGGTTTCCTGCCACCCGATGCGATCGCCGCGCGCGACGAGAACTGGCGCCGGCAGACCTGGCGCCGCAAGCTCGCCCGCGAGAAGAAGGGCTGCTTCGCCTTCGTGCTCGAGGCGGCCGACCGGGTGGTGGGCTTCGCCGCCGGCGGACCGGTGCGGCCGCATGAGGGCCCGATCGAGGGCGCCATCGACGGGCCGTCCGAGCGCAAATGCGCCGAGATCTACACCGTCTATCTGGCGCCAGACTGGCAGCGGAAGGGCTGGGGCCGGCGACTCGTGAGCGCGCTCGCCGCCCGCCTGGCGGCCGACGGCGCCGAACGGCTTCTGGTCTGGTGTTTCCAGGACAATCCCAACCGGCCCTTCTTCGCCCGGATCGGCGGCGAAATCATCGCGTCCGGACAAGTGCTTATGGCCGACTGCACGCCGCGGGAAACGGCCTATGGCTGGCGCGACATCCGCGCCCTCATCGCCGCTTGCGAGGCGGGGGCGAACCGGGAATGA
- a CDS encoding GNAT family N-acetyltransferase has product MIDELRIRRAGPADARSIGRVHVETWRATYAGIVPDQVLVEMSADGKASQWRRMLLRPQTGEVVLVAEMPQAGLVGFASCGRADSGALGIDGEIHTLYVHPDWQEQGIGRRLLCSSLRWLKRSGRTGAFLWVLSQNPSRFFYEAMGGERIGEREEKLWQVALPEIAYGWPDLSVLPPACRGDRTRRA; this is encoded by the coding sequence ATGATCGATGAACTTCGGATCCGGCGCGCCGGCCCCGCGGATGCGCGCTCCATCGGGCGCGTCCATGTCGAGACCTGGCGCGCGACCTATGCGGGCATCGTGCCCGACCAGGTGCTGGTCGAGATGTCGGCCGACGGCAAGGCCTCGCAATGGCGGCGCATGCTGCTGCGGCCGCAGACCGGCGAGGTGGTGCTGGTGGCCGAGATGCCCCAGGCGGGCTTGGTCGGCTTCGCCTCCTGCGGGCGCGCCGACAGCGGCGCCCTCGGGATCGACGGCGAGATCCACACCCTCTATGTCCATCCCGACTGGCAGGAGCAGGGGATCGGAAGGCGCCTGCTCTGCTCCTCGCTGCGCTGGCTCAAGCGCAGCGGCCGGACCGGGGCCTTCCTCTGGGTGCTGTCGCAGAATCCCTCGCGCTTCTTCTACGAGGCCATGGGCGGCGAGCGCATCGGCGAGCGCGAGGAGAAGCTCTGGCAGGTGGCGCTGCCGGAGATCGCCTATGGCTGGCCCGACCTCTCCGTGCTGCCGCCGGCCTGCCGCGGCGACCGGACGCGCCGCGCCTGA